Genomic window (Amyelois transitella isolate CPQ chromosome 31, ilAmyTran1.1, whole genome shotgun sequence):
GAATGGGGTAATCAGAAGTAGGAAGAACGAGAACGAAGCGCCGCGCGTGCCTTGCTGCATGCTGGGCAGGAGTGCGAAACGAGTGAAATCCGAtgaaaaatgctgcagtgtagttagTTCCGcagcttcttctacacatgcgctttggaagcggtagtatgtagttacaattagatttaagtgatgtgacgtcaataactgataccttgtatgcaattttgaaaataaacctattctattctagtgaACGGGTTCAGAAGTTGTAATTGAGTGAATGTGTTACTGGCTACACAACATAGTCATATCAGAAGTGGGagaaaagaacatacatacatacatatagtcacgtctatatcccttgccgggtagacagagccaacagtcttgaaaagactgaatggccacgttcagctttttgccttaatgatagaactgagattcaaatagtgacaggttgctggcccatcgcctaaaagaggaatccttagtttataaacctatcccttagtcgccttttacgacatccatgggaaagagatggagtggtcctattcttttttgtaatggtgccgggaaccacacggcaagaagAAGAGAAGAGAAGAACGGTAAGAAGGCCCACCTCAGCATTGTCCCTCTCCGCTTTGAGCTCCAGCTCGATGTTCAGCAGAGCGATCTTGCAATTGTCGTAACTCTTCGGCTGCATCTCGAAACCGGCGTAGGAGAAGGTCTTCTTGAACGCCACGCCCGCGACCAGGAACGAGTCTTCTAGGGCTCCGCCGGACACCTTTTTGATACCTGAATGAAAAAAGGTCGTATTGAATTCATACACTTCAGGCATCATCATCCACATTTAACAATCTCTTTAGGTTGggtttaaagaatttattctcaAAAAAGATTACAAAATCCACTTACATGAGAACAAAAGAGATAAAAGTTCTTAAAACTAGACTTAACAATTtagcaataattaattttaacaatttaggAGATTCTAAACCTGACCATATCCAGGACTTACCTGAAGTTAGTCAATGTTTGCAATTGGATTTTCAATGTTaactattgaaatatttaacatgTGCAGTgtggcaccaattaaaaaaattaaagaatatgtccactccttctctttcccatggatgtcgtataagacgattaagggataggcttttacacttgagattcttcttttaggcgatgggttagcaacctgtcactatttgaatctcaattctgtcatcaagtcaaaaagctgagcgtggtcaatcagtctttttaagacagtttgctctgtctagcccgtaagtgatatagacgtgactatatttatgtatttttaaaattcattcatataagaCATATCATTACCAgtttttaggttttttttttttaatttgacgcGATTTTTAACTTTCTTAATTTGACGcgatttttaatatacttcatattgcttaataattgtcaaaacttttggtttcacaacattggctAACTTACCGCTAccgccgcttccaaggcgtcagtgcagaagaagcggtaacaaactgcactgcagcattttcttcaacaacgtcaacagtgtgtgtgtgtgtgtgaaacATAACTCACCGATCATGTCCAAAGGCAGCAGCGGAGCGTCCAGGGACAGTACAGCATCAACCACCATCTTGGAGAAGTGGCCCCTCTGCTGGTGGATGAGTTTGGACGACATGGCCGTAGAGGCACATTTCTGCAGGAGATCCCTGGTGAAAGaaatcgtacatacatacatacatatgttcacgtctatatcccttgcggggtagacagagccaacagtcttgaaaggactgaatggccacgttcagccaggcttaatgatagaattgagatttaaatagtgacaggttgctagcccatcgcctaaaaaagaatctcaagtttgtaagtcccttagtcgccttttactcctattcttttttgtattggtgccaggaaccacacggaaagaAATCGTCACTTTGCAAACATAGACGAAGCGAAAGTTTGCaaattataatagtttttgtcggtgccgtgtggttcccggcactaataaaaaaaagaatagtaccactccatctcgctcTCATGGCTGTCGTAGTaggcgactaaaagataattaaaggcttataaacttgggattctactttaaggcgatgggctagcaacctgtcactatttgaatctcaattctatcattaagccaaacagctgaatgtggcctatcagtcttttcaagactttttggatccgtctatcccgcaagaaatatagacatgattatatgtattgcatgaaaagagttatgaatgtgaatgaagcgaaataagtatacaGGTATCGTgacaaatggaaagatgtagcctctgcctacccctccgggaaaaaggcgtgattttactttatgtatgtatgtatagtcaAAATTCCTAAATGATTCAATTAgccatttttaaaaaaaaacataatttaataaccgctttaaaaaaaaagatggctCTTTTCGTTTTCCGCGCTATCATCTCgtgtttcgctgaaccgattttgatcaGGCTTTCAGCAGTGTTTATTACACTTATTAGATTaggtttaagaaatttaaccgacttcaaaaaaggaggatatcgatCGGAGGCGGTtgtctttttacaaaagttatatttgCATCGCTTAAATTTTAAGACTAGACTGGGACTCACTTCTTCTCCTCGGGCGATTTGTTATCAATCTGGACGGCCAACTCCTTGACCTTCTCAACGGCTATCCTGGCAGCTGTGCGTACGGCCCGCACGATTATACGGGGATGTACACCTgaaacatgcatacatatatatatatatatatatatattatatatatatatataatatactaatattgactgactattattactttatatagactggtggctctgtctaccccgctagggatatagacgtgatcatattattaagtatactaatattataaagttgaagagtttgtttgtttgaacgcgctaatctcaggaacttctggttgaagaaattgaaaaattcttttcgtgttgaatagaccatttatcgaggaaggctttaggctatataacatataatacataataaataaataaaataaataaataaacatcagctgcaactataaatagcaaagaaaaaagggaatatgtgaaaaaaaacggggaaaattattcctctttGAGTGCTTcaaatgatgcccaaaataactataccacgcggacgaagttgcgggcacagctaatgatgaatataacaataataattaataattattttatatgactACTATCTTATTGTCCaacttgtatttttatgattgaaAAGCCGCGTGGGTTCAACTTAGACctcatatatttacatatatgatCCACATAATAAATTCAGTAATTGGATCCGTGTTTTTAATCATTGGTCATCGTCAAACCACTACGAATCAGGTCACGTGTGCATACAGGACATATTATGTTTGCAAAAACTCACGGATTATCTGTTCaatgacttttaaaatattatttcgtaATAACAAACAGTGACAAAATAAGTCTtacaaaactaaatttatgccgtgtggtttacgacacaaatataaaaaataatacactctttcccatgcatgtcgtaaaaggcgactaagggatatgcttataaacttgggattcttttttaggcgatgggctagcaacctgtcacaatttgaaactcaattctatcatttagccaaacagctgaacgtggcctacaagtctttccaagactgttagctctgtctaccacgcaagggatatagacttgataacatacatacatacataaaatcacgcctctttcccggaggggtaggcagagattacctctttccacttgccatgatctctgcataatacgacgtgataatatgtatgtaaaattggCTCACCCTCTTCCACGAAAGGTTTCAACCTTTTCAGCAGCTCACCAGCCAGTATTACCACTGAAGTTGTACCGTCTCCAACCTGtaacattattattgtattaactCCTGCTTAGTAGCTTTTGTAGCTAAGTATATAATGCAAATTATTTGTCGCTCATAATTGTATGTTGTCCGCAATGGCCATTCGGAAATTGGATCCGTTTGTTTAATCATAGGTTAtggataatttaaaatgtctcAATAACGTAATAGTACACATATGCATGCCTTTCTTTGCATTTTCTCCTTTGCATTTTCCTGTCGCGGGCtaactggaagaaatttctctagaaataagcaGTGCCCTTGTAATAAATTTCTCTGTATCTGTATCTAAAGTTTGAAGAtggacaaagccaacagttttgaaaagactaaatggccacgttcagctatttggcttaaggttagaattgagattcaaatagtgacaggttactagcccatcgcctaaaaaaagaatcccaaatttgtaagcctatacctaagtcgcctgtggttcccggcaccaatacaaaaacgaattagaccactccatttctttcccatgaatgtcgtaagataatgttttttctccataacatacatttaccacttttaatatttattactacagGATATGGAGATAGACGCCCATTCCTAGATTAATAGCGGGTATGCTGATTACTTGTCcaatgatatatttataagttactAGTTTAAAGTTTTGATGTAagaattaatgaataattaggaaaaaaaatacagtaataCCCCGACTTACGCTACCTCGACTTACGCGAATTCGGAGTTACGCGATTTAATTTTCTCGTCTATTCGTTTTCTGTTTGAACGTCGCGTAGTCAAGGTAAAGCGTCGGCGTTTGTTTCTGACTCCTCCCGCCTGCATTATTATTCGTTCAGTTAACAACAGGCACAGACGTGTAGTGCGGAATCGGCGCGTAGGTACATAAGTTacgattttgtgtttttttgtgCGTTGTGCGACGACCTGAGATATTTACTAAGTACTATGGCATCCAAACGAAGTAGAACCGACTCTTTTCACttggtagaaaaataaatttagaagtGGATAGTGATGATGTTCAAGAGCTGTTGGATTCATACAATGAGGAGCTTACAATTGATGAGCTCATGACAATGCGTGAACAAGAGGAAGAAATTGATAAACATGATTCTTTGGATACAGTTCAATTAGAAGATCAAATGACAGTTGGAAACTTGACAGAAGCCCTCAGTTCGATTGAAAAAGGGTTAACAATTTTGGAAAACATAGACTCCAATGAAGAGCgcatttttgttacaaaacatagaataaaaaaattactaggaTGCTACGAAGAGATATTACGGGAGAAGAAAAAATCATTGACTCGTCAGACGACTTTGTTACAATTTATGAAACCTTCTACATCAAAATAACTTCGGATTGTGTTTATACACTCTATTAATATAGTTTGTCATATTATCTAAAATTAGATACTAATTATTTcctaaattattgttttatttagtctCCAGTCccaattaaatatactttgtATGTCTTTATATGCAAAATTGTACCCCGACTTACGCGAATTCGACTTACGCGGATAGCGCTCAGTCCCACCTATCGCGTAAGTCCGAGGTATTACTGTatgacaaaattaataatcgggctggaccgccaccaaagggtaGATCTTCCTGTAAGCTGGTGtaacgcctggggaaccgcgcgacacacGATGTCGATCCGGAGGTCGTATAAATTCtcccaatccgtgaaatctttgcttgcgcgatttagacttttcgctgtttttttactgttagcgtcgcgtgattttgtttttgtgactttAGGCGTAAAGATGTCGCTACACTTACCTCAGCATCCTGGGACTTGGCTATATCGACCAGGGTCTTCGCAGCTGGGTGTACAATATCCAGAAgctgaaatgaaatataacatataattaatacacaggtcatgtatgtattgtttgtatgttatagAACAAACATATGACCTCATTTCTACTATCGATCACCCACATTGGATGTTCAGGAgtttaaagatattataatcattggtgccgtgtggttcccggttcTCATTTtacaatagaaccactccatatcttcccccatggatgtcgttaaaggcgattaagggaaaggctattaaacttgggattcatcttgtaTAACACTTCTTGTACACAATTTGCATCTCAATACCATaatagccatacagctgaacatgatcttttaaaactgtttggctctgtcttccccgcaagggataaagacgtgattacatgtatgcaTTATTGattgctaaaaataaataaatggtgtTGGCTACCCTGCCCTGTTTTGGAGAAACACCAGTACAATCAAACTTAATATTccacaaaaaattttaatacaggGTGCAAGTGTTTCTTTCAAATACTACATACtgacagggtagacagagcctgttggctctgtctaccctgtcaGAGCCTGTTAGTCTTTAGCTGAAAAGCCAAACTAGACTGTTGTCTAGTTTGGCTTTTCAGCTAAAGACTAAAATACCATGTTCAGCAAagtggcttaatggtagaattgagatttaaacagtgacagattgctagacCATCATCTAGAAAAAGAATCTTCAGTTTaatagcctttcccttgattgctgctgcagtgtagtttgttccgccgcttcttctacacatgcgctttggaagcggtagtagttataattcgatttaaatgatgtgacgtcaataagcgaTTCCtagtatccaattttgaaaataaatgtattctattctattggcTTCTACATTTTACATGGAAAGAATACAAACTGGCAtacattatgttttttctgCATTACCAAAACAGTTAAGCTTACGCTAGATGAAGGTACGCCAATTCCCTTAGTcacgttttacgacatctattaGATAAGGACAGAGTAGTCCAATTCACCACCTGGCATACATCTttcaaatgtgaaaaatattactgttaataaattattttatagcaGTATGGGGGAAAATTGGAGAAAAATATTCCACCTTCATAATCGTAGCTCCATCATTGGATATAACAGCTTTGCCGGCGTGGTCCACAATCAGCTTGTCCATGCCACGGGGACCCAGGGTGGTCCGCACCTGGAAGATTAGAACAAACTTAAAGAAAGAGgttcttaaataaattgtgtaagagttaataataaaaataaagaacagggccactccatctctttcccgtgggcATAGTTAAAGGCAACTATGGCTTATAAAtgtgggattctccttttaggtgataggctagcaacctgtcactatttgaatctcaattctatcattaagccagctGGATGTGGGCTCAGTCTTTTTGACCCCAGCTAGTAGtctttataattacttacagCATCCACAACGATTTGGCACGCATTTATGTTGGAGATCAGCTGGGGCTTGCCCTGGGACTGATCCGTGCCCTCCTTCAGAACTAGGATTTGTGGTTGCtgcaaagaaatatatatgtataaaaaaaataagaattaatttaaaaagaaaattgacatCTCATTAACAATAATGTGATTCGTCAGTTTTATCAAAAGTACTTCAACAACATGCTTCTTGTAATGGAATTTTGTCAACAATCAAGAGAACTTAGAATCTGACCTAAGTGTAACATACACTGAATGTTGTAACAATATTGGTTCAGCACAACATGagataataaaacaaacatacaagcgtatctacataaatacataggtTAAATTGAGAAACTCCTTTTATTAAGACGGTTGAACACTTTATTGCcccaaaaaagtaaaaatactaTATAAGGTATTAAATGttacacaaatattaaatgaataagAAAAACAATTCAAATGTGAATATACTCGACCAACATGCAGTTCAAAATAAGCAGCTGTTTCCAAATGGTCAAGATGGAAAGttatgaattttttattaaatctttataatcAATCACCCAgttaatttatcttttgttaacaacatttataaagctgaaactGACTGAGCTGAGCTGACTGAATTCGGAAGGTGACATTTGGTATAAATATAACTTGGAAGTGAAAAGGACCATTTTATTTGGATATTCAGATAACCTTAAGTTTTCACAgagtggaaaaaaaaacaaattaagtgggcataatgtaataataaatgctCCCCAGTTCAATAATTGAGTGATGATGAATCAGACACCATCTGGATTCAATAACCAATTAGATTAATATTGGATCGGTTAATGACATGTAATAGTaaaagaaatagtaaattCCTTTCATACAACACTTATTCATCCCATAAAATTCATCACGTGACGGGTTTTTAAGTGAACAAAAGCGAAACCAAAAACAGTTGCGAAGTCGGCATAAACTATGTCGGTgtaacttatttaattactattttatttaagtaattttggcGAAGAATCGTTCATGATATACTATTTACCAATCATCTTCACAAGTgtacacaataaaaatagataaaaacagACTATTTCTCGAGATAAAcctcaaatttttaatatagttttatcACAATAAATACACATTCGCCGCAAAAAATAAGCAcacgaaattatattttacactttTAACTTTAGATATAGATGATCTAGACcgacattaaataaaagattacgAAGAAATTTGCAAATTATTTACCATTTTGatttggtttaaattttatttatttccttacTTTCCTTCAAttaaatctacaaaaaaagaacagaatTTAGCTTGACAGATGACTTTGACAGTTTTGGACATGTGAGTGAAGAGATTGTAATGATATGTttctttaaatgtttaaatcgAGTATCATATAGAATGGAatcatatgtacctactttgtTTTCACAGTTATATTCTTAGTCATTTATGTATAATCTGAGAGAGTAGACGTTTCTTATGtactttttcatataaatattataatcttCTCTTTTCCTTACTTCTTTTTCCTGAGGCCGATGGGCAGAGagtacatctttctacttgacAAGATCtttacatacttttttcgcttcattcacattcttATCTCTCGTTATCTGTGGTGTAGATTGAGTGATTAGAGTGTAATTCAGAATAAAGATAAGTCGCAATCAACACAGTAATCAGGGCTTCATTTACGTCACGTCACTAGCAATgtcaaattttcaaaaacgTCAGTGAACTACAGTGAAAGAGCGGCGGTTTTCCTTTTAcgcgttttattttatgttcatcACAAAGTTTTGATACTTTTTGCaataagaataattaataGGTCAAAAATGCCAAGAGAAATAGATGTAAAAGCTTTGGTATCGCACATTGTTCTTGGCAATGGAATGGACAAATGCAGAATATGCATGGGTGATACAACCGAGGGGCAAGTGCACCTTGGAGACACGGTTATGACCGATGGCGAAAGGCCGGTGACCTTATCGGAGCTGCTAGAAATCATAACAGGAGTTGAGGTGAGTTTATGAACTTCTTCAGTGGTCTTCCACATAGGATGGGTGGGTTAAATTTTTGCGCAAAATGAAACGCGTCACCTTTCTGTCAAGCAAGATGGCCGTCCGACCcgtcattttatgtatttccAGGGGTCAATGCTTATCAAATCCCGACAGTAACGAGGAAACTAagacaaataaattgaatgcAGAGCTGCTTGTAGCATAccaataaacatataaaaaaaacctgtacTCATTGACaccttttatttcaattaatgaggctatattttatttattctgacTATAATGTCTTATGTTCATATATTTACTGTAAGAATTCATAATCCCAtctcaatttttataattttaatcaaaaaaatatattttaatatgattgACTTTCTCGAATATCATAAAGGGATCATACTAGATCCCATAGGAAAAATGCCTGAAGACAAAAATACAGAATATGCTGCCGACATACTGTCATGTAAGAACAGGTTTAATCAGTTTGGAGATAGTGTTAATAACActactattaaatatttattagcaTTTTTTTGGCCATgaagattaaataataaagtatttataagtGTTGAATTACTATGACAAGCTTTCATTGCTGTTTATAAGTCAATGGCAATATGTGTGGCGGAATGACCAGTACGGTGGTTGCAGGTACAGCAGCTGAGCGGCCTGCCTCCTGTTCTGTGCTCAAAGTGCTCACACTCAGCCATCGAAATAGCTAGCTTCACAACATTGTGTCGGGACTCTGTCAGTCTTTGGGAAAACATCACTGCTAAAATCCAAAATATACTcccaaaaagaaatttatgcAAACAAACTTTGGCAGTTCTATTAGATGaagataagattttatttatagaaaacaaACCAAAGACCACCAAAACAGCAGTGAAGAGACTGACAGAACAATTAGCAAAGGATAAAGTTAAAGTTGTTAGACAAAAAGAGGAATATGCCAAAAGCCAGACTTGTGAATGTCCCAATTGTGGTAAAAAGTTTCACTATGCCAGGAGCTTGTTTCTACATTTAAAAGAATCATCCAATATGCAACGGGCTTGTCATATTTGTGCAGGAATCATGTCTAGGGACGAGCTAGTCAGGCATCTGGTCGATGTACATGATCGTGAAGCGTATGATTGCGACAAATGTCCGGCTCTATTTCGGACATATAGCCAATTTGAAAAACATCAAAAGCGAGCTCATTCGGGAGGTGTATGTACATGTGGGGACTGTGGACGCAGTTTCCCTTCAAACCAGGCATACAATGCTCATCTCACTGTCCACATATTGAAAACTTGTCCAGGCTGCGATAGCCCATTCCGCAACCACTCCTGCTATTTGCACCATGTGAAAAGATGTTGcaatttagataaaaatagaaatgacACTTATCATACAAAGCATAAAGTTACAGttgaagttaaaaataagatgAGTAAACGAAAAATCAGAGTCGGTATGAGAGGTAGTGCTGATACGCAATGTGTCTGCGATTATTGTGGCAAAAAATTTGCTGGGAAGAAGTTTGTGGGTGctcatataaaaattgttcacCTGAAGAACACGCACAAGCCTTGTATTTACTGTGGCAAGCTACTTGCCGCTGCTCACATGACGGAACATGTGAAAATTCACTTATCAGACCGCTCGTACAAGTGTGAATATTGCGCTTTCATTCTCAAAAGCAAATTGGGTTATATTCAGCATCTCAGATTACATACAGGTGAGAAGCCATATGCTTGTAAACATTGTGGTGAAAAGTTCTCTGCATCGTCGCGAAGATCTGAGCATATACGAAAGATTCATTCAATGGATGTTATTCTGAATCATGCCTGTCAGCTTTGCCCAGCGAAATTTCGTTTGCCGTATAAATTACGGAGGCATATGACAACTGTGCACAACCAAGATGAGTCATTGATACTCTTTGAATGCAATGTATGCCATGAAAAATTCAGTAGCTGCAGAGGCTTGCTGCATCATAGCAGGAAACATCAAAA
Coding sequences:
- the LOC106138966 gene encoding zinc finger protein 311 isoform X1, which translates into the protein MPREIDVKALVSHIVLGNGMDKCRICMGDTTEGQVHLGDTVMTDGERPVTLSELLEIITGVEVQQLSGLPPVLCSKCSHSAIEIASFTTLCRDSVSLWENITAKIQNILPKRNLCKQTLAVLLDEDKILFIENKPKTTKTAVKRLTEQLAKDKVKVVRQKEEYAKSQTCECPNCGKKFHYARSLFLHLKESSNMQRACHICAGIMSRDELVRHLVDVHDREAYDCDKCPALFRTYSQFEKHQKRAHSGGVCTCGDCGRSFPSNQAYNAHLTVHILKTCPGCDSPFRNHSCYLHHVKRCCNLDKNRNDTYHTKHKVTVEVKNKMSKRKIRVGMRGSADTQCVCDYCGKKFAGKKFVGAHIKIVHLKNTHKPCIYCGKLLAAAHMTEHVKIHLSDRSYKCEYCAFILKSKLGYIQHLRLHTGEKPYACKHCGEKFSASSRRSEHIRKIHSMDVILNHACQLCPAKFRLPYKLRRHMTTVHNQDESLILFECNVCHEKFSSCRGLLHHSRKHQKVAMNNATEVTHENIGLVLDSVI